One window of Lepeophtheirus salmonis chromosome Z, UVic_Lsal_1.4, whole genome shotgun sequence genomic DNA carries:
- the LOC121130437 gene encoding uncharacterized protein, protein MELSCTNFRTIIFPNSRRGLGKQESIDGLKSLYGDEAPSYSTVKNWSNEFSRGPRPLKDELRKGRRQTIFVPENIDAVSELIMQDHHVTTREIEAALGISSTSIHSILYVDLAVKKDVCSRWILDNLTIAQNKFCVDWCKEMYKKYVCIASKDVYKIVIGDESWIYAYDSEMKQQPTMWVFEDEPNPTKVGGGRSTWKEMVAWFFGATGHVETVPLEHRRTVNYEWYIRICLSEVFEEILKMNKRRLIIVHHDNRNSHTLAQSSAFLTGQNVKLMICQKYIQQPTYGDWDDNVLNW, encoded by the coding sequence atggaattaagttGTACAAATTTCCGTAcgataatttttccaaattctCGACGTGGATTAGGAAAACAAGAGTCCATTGATGgacttaaatctttgtatggcgATGAAGCACCATCTTATAGCACTGTGAAAAACTGGTCTAATGAATTCAGTCGTGGCCCACGCCCGCTCAAAGACGAATTGCGCAAAGGTCGTCGACAAACGATCTTTGTTCCAGAGAACATTGATGCGGTGAGTGAATTGATAATGCAAGATCATCATGTAACAACCCGTGAGATAGAGGCAGCCTTGGGCATTTCTTCCACCAGTATACATTCGATATTGTATGTAGACCTGGCCGTAAAAAAAGATGTTTGTTCTCGTTGGATCCTGGACAATTTAACAATAGCTCAAAATAAGTTTTGtgtcgattggtgcaaagaaatgtataaaaaatacgtTTGCATtgcttcaaaagacgtttataagatTGTCATAGGTGACGAATCATGGATCTATGCGTATGATTCCGAAATGAAACAACAACCGACCATGTGGGTCTTCGAAGATGAGCCAAATCCAACAAAAGTTGGTGGTGGAAGAAGCACTTGGAAGGAAATGGTCGCCTGGTTCTTCGGCGCAACTGGTCATGTGGAGACTGTTCCACTTGAGCATCGTAGGACGGTCAATTATGAGTGGTACATCAGAATTTGTTTGTCTGAAGTCTTCGAAGaaattctaaaaatgaataagaGAAGACTaatcattgttcaccatgacAATAGAAACTCTCACACATTAGCTCAATCCAGCGCCTTTTTGACCGGCCAAAACGTCAAGTTGATGATTTGCCAGAAATATATTCAGCAGCCTACGTATGGAGATTGGGATGACAATGTATTGAATTggtaa